From the genome of Pukyongia salina, one region includes:
- a CDS encoding ATP-binding protein gives MEIIKEIARSLEREIKWFETVANTSLSIYFQNEHGVSSVFDHQPPDLDKDSSAFAKLIKELKLGFEDRILLILGLLPIVKPQSLDVFLIKNQNLNNEFSEFGGIKDAGISGFIPSLETACFILSGSSIEERLRLMKLFQKDHILYKKGILDYDGTQEFGLQQRLMVSYEYMGLLTEGKKKLPEYSSRFPAKEIETEMDWDDLVVDPQVRTKLEEIKDWLLYSERILEEWGLRKNLKKGYRALFYGPPGTGKTFAATLIGKATKRPVFRIDLSLVVSKYIGETEKNLGQLFNEAENKDWILFFDEADALFGKRTQTKSANDRYANQEVAYLLQRIEDFSGLVILATNLQTNIDEAFARRFQIMVHFPKPRKEQRLILWKQLFGNSFDLTNDIDLNALAENYELSGGEMINILRYCALTAARRDKKMIERSDIISGIRREYSKSNKTI, from the coding sequence ATGGAGATAATTAAAGAAATTGCAAGATCTCTGGAGCGTGAGATCAAATGGTTTGAAACCGTGGCCAACACCTCTCTTTCCATCTATTTTCAGAATGAGCATGGGGTGTCTAGTGTTTTCGATCACCAACCCCCCGATCTCGATAAAGACTCATCGGCCTTTGCTAAACTGATCAAAGAATTGAAGCTTGGCTTTGAGGATCGCATCTTACTAATTCTGGGGTTATTGCCTATAGTGAAGCCTCAGTCACTTGATGTTTTTCTAATAAAAAATCAGAATTTAAATAATGAATTCTCCGAGTTTGGCGGTATAAAGGACGCCGGGATCTCGGGATTCATCCCCAGTTTGGAAACCGCCTGCTTTATCCTTTCTGGTAGCTCAATTGAAGAACGATTAAGGCTTATGAAGTTATTTCAGAAGGACCATATCCTTTATAAAAAAGGGATACTAGATTACGATGGCACCCAGGAGTTTGGTTTGCAACAGCGATTGATGGTATCCTACGAATACATGGGATTATTAACTGAAGGTAAAAAGAAATTACCCGAATATAGCTCGAGATTCCCGGCAAAAGAGATTGAAACTGAAATGGACTGGGACGATCTGGTAGTAGATCCGCAGGTTAGAACGAAGCTTGAAGAGATAAAAGACTGGTTGTTATACAGCGAACGTATCTTAGAAGAGTGGGGATTGCGAAAAAATTTGAAGAAAGGCTACAGGGCCTTGTTTTATGGCCCCCCTGGAACAGGAAAGACCTTTGCCGCCACCTTAATAGGTAAAGCTACCAAGCGACCGGTCTTCAGGATCGATCTGTCCCTGGTGGTCTCCAAATACATTGGTGAAACTGAAAAGAATCTGGGACAACTATTTAATGAAGCTGAGAATAAAGACTGGATACTTTTCTTCGACGAGGCCGATGCCTTATTCGGGAAGCGAACACAAACAAAATCGGCTAACGACAGGTATGCAAATCAGGAAGTAGCTTATTTACTTCAACGTATCGAAGATTTTTCGGGATTGGTTATCCTCGCAACTAATTTACAAACCAATATAGATGAAGCCTTCGCACGAAGGTTCCAGATCATGGTTCATTTCCCAAAGCCACGCAAAGAACAGCGATTAATTTTATGGAAGCAATTGTTTGGAAACTCCTTCGATCTTACCAATGATATCGATCTTAATGCTCTGGCTGAGAACTATGAGCTAAGCGGAGGGGAAATGATTAACATATTGCGATACTGTGCCCTCACAGCAGCTCGCAGAGATAAGAAAATGATCGAACGCAGCGATATTATTTCCGGCATTCGAAGAGAATATAGTAAATCTAATAAAACCATTTAA
- a CDS encoding DUF4280 domain-containing protein, whose product MPQQVCMGAMMTCSFGVAPSSLIVLPQNRVMTSNMPAANIMDNKPIVNIPPFGMCSSLANPTVAAATTAALGVLTPMPCVPATVTPWAPGSPTVMLGNMPTLNNTCTLNCMWGGVITISQPGQTQTQVA is encoded by the coding sequence ATGCCACAACAAGTATGTATGGGAGCCATGATGACCTGCTCCTTTGGAGTGGCGCCATCTTCATTGATTGTGCTGCCACAGAACCGTGTAATGACCAGCAATATGCCGGCGGCCAATATTATGGATAATAAACCTATTGTAAATATCCCGCCCTTTGGGATGTGTTCTTCCCTGGCTAATCCTACAGTTGCGGCAGCAACAACTGCGGCACTGGGAGTGCTTACCCCTATGCCCTGCGTTCCTGCAACGGTTACCCCTTGGGCACCCGGAAGCCCAACAGTTATGTTGGGTAATATGCCAACACTAAACAATACATGTACCCTTAACTGCATGTGGGGAGGGGTGATCACAATTTCACAGCCCGGGCAAACACAAACACAAGTTGCCTGA
- a CDS encoding single-stranded DNA-binding protein, which produces MNALRNKVQLIGRLGQDPEIINLDSGKKLAKFTVATNDSYKNANGERVEDTQWHNVVAWGKTAEIIENYVTKGKEIAVEGKLTHRSYEDKEGIKRYSTEVVCNELLLLGK; this is translated from the coding sequence ATGAATGCACTTAGAAACAAAGTACAGTTGATTGGCCGACTTGGGCAGGACCCGGAGATCATTAATCTTGACAGCGGGAAGAAACTCGCTAAATTCACTGTAGCTACAAACGACAGCTATAAGAACGCAAATGGAGAACGTGTGGAAGACACCCAATGGCACAACGTAGTGGCATGGGGGAAAACCGCAGAGATCATCGAGAACTATGTTACCAAAGGAAAGGAGATCGCTGTAGAAGGCAAACTCACCCATCGGTCTTATGAAGACAAGGAAGGTATCAAGCGATATTCAACCGAAGTGGTTTGTAACGAATTGTTGTTACTCGGGAAATAA
- a CDS encoding CPBP family intramembrane glutamic endopeptidase, giving the protein MSKTLKVTLITVLAFGLYFFIDELFFRELRKSINDGISQMGVSHIIAYTIVGIPIFTGVLLLHGRKDFFKSLGLHSSIVKGFLFALLCTLPMFLGFAFVFELNREISLNTFLISIIAAAFFEELYFRSFLFGQLFRYTRLGFIPSVILGALLFGAVHLYQSTDPGELIGIFLITFLGGLLFSWVYTEWKFNLWTAVFLHLLMNFSWELFSVSDNAFGGLYSNIFRIITIAMIIILTLVYKKRRGEKLMINKHTIWKKPLPN; this is encoded by the coding sequence ATGAGCAAAACATTAAAGGTTACGTTAATTACAGTGCTCGCTTTCGGCCTATATTTTTTTATTGACGAATTATTCTTCCGGGAGTTAAGAAAGTCCATCAATGACGGGATAAGCCAGATGGGGGTAAGTCATATTATAGCCTATACCATCGTGGGGATTCCTATTTTCACTGGGGTTCTGCTTTTACATGGGCGTAAGGACTTTTTTAAAAGCCTGGGGCTTCATTCTTCGATTGTCAAGGGGTTTTTATTCGCCCTTCTCTGCACCTTGCCTATGTTCCTGGGATTTGCATTTGTGTTCGAATTAAATCGGGAGATTTCACTAAATACCTTTTTAATTTCAATAATTGCAGCTGCATTCTTCGAAGAGTTGTATTTCAGAAGTTTCCTGTTTGGGCAATTGTTTCGGTATACGCGATTAGGGTTTATCCCCTCTGTAATATTAGGTGCTTTGTTGTTTGGTGCCGTTCACTTATACCAGAGTACCGATCCTGGTGAATTGATAGGTATATTTCTTATTACTTTTTTGGGGGGATTACTGTTCTCGTGGGTCTATACGGAGTGGAAATTTAACCTCTGGACCGCTGTCTTCTTACATCTATTAATGAATTTTTCATGGGAACTGTTTTCGGTGAGTGATAATGCGTTTGGTGGTCTCTATTCAAATATTTTCAGAATCATAACCATTGCCATGATCATCATCCTCACCCTAGTTTATAAAAAACGTCGTGGCGAGAAACTAATGATCAATAAACACACAATTTGGAAAAAACCTCTGCCCAATTAG
- a CDS encoding class I SAM-dependent methyltransferase, producing MPKETTAYILGTDKQELIRLGIQHQVWAEEAQRGWAVAGFTAGNTLLDLGCGPGYCTRELAFIAGQSGKVIGVDKSEGYIHHLKEISSLQHLNIEAECADFNEMHLQPNSLDGMYCRWALAWLPNPREILEKVYHALKPGGKMVIHEYYDWTTHQTQPAKEGLSVAIAAAMKSFQDSNGEINIGKLLPGILSGFGMKITGIRPMAKIATPDNLNWQWPKTFYHSYFPRLVEAGYLSEENKEKAFTDLIELENTTGSSIFCPVMTEVIAIK from the coding sequence ATGCCGAAAGAAACAACAGCTTATATCCTGGGTACCGATAAGCAGGAACTTATCCGTCTTGGTATACAACACCAGGTTTGGGCGGAAGAAGCGCAACGCGGATGGGCCGTAGCAGGATTTACCGCCGGGAACACATTGCTTGATCTTGGATGCGGGCCGGGATACTGCACTCGAGAACTTGCCTTTATTGCCGGTCAATCCGGCAAGGTTATCGGCGTCGATAAATCTGAAGGGTATATCCATCACCTCAAGGAGATAAGTAGTTTACAACACCTCAACATAGAAGCTGAATGTGCAGATTTTAACGAAATGCATCTCCAACCCAATTCGCTGGATGGAATGTATTGCCGCTGGGCGCTGGCGTGGCTACCTAATCCCAGGGAGATCTTGGAGAAGGTATACCATGCTCTGAAACCGGGTGGTAAAATGGTGATCCACGAATATTACGATTGGACCACTCACCAAACACAACCTGCCAAAGAGGGGCTTTCGGTCGCAATTGCAGCCGCTATGAAAAGCTTCCAGGATTCGAATGGGGAAATAAACATTGGAAAGCTGCTGCCGGGGATACTGTCTGGTTTTGGAATGAAGATCACTGGGATCAGGCCCATGGCAAAAATTGCAACGCCTGATAATCTTAACTGGCAATGGCCGAAAACCTTTTATCATAGCTATTTTCCCAGGCTTGTTGAAGCCGGATATCTTTCCGAAGAAAATAAAGAGAAAGCATTCACAGATCTAATAGAACTTGAAAACACAACTGGTTCGAGTATCTTTTGCCCCGTAATGACCGAGGTAATAGCCATAAAATAA